The segment tgttcggattaatccctgccgcttcttttcgccatcgccctacgcgacaacattaccatccttaccacttagatggttggcagtcctcaactgtgcgtttctctagaaacttcctgcctcgcacagctaaactgtggaatgaactgtcgcctgcggtatttccggaccgatatgaccttcaaaccttcaagaaaagagcgtactcccatcttaaaggccggcaacgcacttacaacccctctggtgttgcgggtgtccatgggcggcggtaatcgcttaccatcaggtgatccgtctgctcgtttgcctcctatttcataaaaaaaaaacccaaagCGAGTTGTCACATAAACCTTTGAATTGCTACCTTATGAACAAATATCCTTCGCTAAATAGAAATTTACGACTGCACTGATTTCATTTAGTAACCATGTTAATTTACACTTACACCCTATAGAACACAAAAGCTAACCTAACCTTTGTACTCCTTTGGATGATTTGGTGCGATTATTGATTAACAAACAATGTACATAGGATACATACCGTTGCAAAGGAGATTCTAGGAACGTTAGTAAGAGACGGAATGCTTTCATCAGTTTCATCTTTATTTGAGTGTAAGGAATCTACGATGCCACTTGAATACGGCGTTCGTGGCACAACACGGCGACCtacaaaattattgaaataGTTAATGAATTGTTAGGTAGCGATGTTTTTAAGTAAGCACTACACGGCTTTAGCAATCCAGCTTCGGACTGTCCAAGGTCACGCTGATATTGGTCGGGGTGCAATATAATTTGGTTGCCATAGAAGCCTCGTTGCCAACCTTGTTGTAAAGGGTTTTATTATGATACGAAGACTAGGGAAACTTAAGATCGTGAATAGTGATCATGAAGATTATCATCGCAGAACACACACACAATTTCAGATCCCTCAAATAACGCGCACAAACACCTGAGAAGTGAACCGAGTCGCAGGAGCATACCTTCGGGTCTGCTAGTTTCTGACGTCCACTTCTAACTACATCCCACGCTCTTACATTCAGCAGTCTCATCACCCTACAAAAAAGTTGTGGAAGCTCTCGGTCTGTTCGTCACAGGGGACATAAGCATGTATGTGGCATCCTGGCATCACAACTTTATAAGGCAAACCAAGGCTTCTGGACTCCACTTTCAACATCTTGGTTACGTCATTCATGCATGGTCTTTACACAACGCACCAGGAAAGTGAATGGGATCGCAGGAGCACTCGTTCGCGTTTAGATCTTCGCTAGGGATGTGCGTGAGCATGCGAGTGGTGTCAAACGGCAGACCCAGCTGGTTCCTGACGTCCACCTCGAACATCTTGCTTACGTCGTCTTGGCCTACTTTTAGACTCTGTAAATATGCAAGAACATCGTTTATTTGCAGTCGTGTTGAATGTTACAGATAAACGGTATTTTCCAAAGTCGAACaattagggcctgtttcacaatgtcaaagtaaagtattggatagctaattaacaaataaattaactgccagataaaactaCCTTAAGTTTTAAAGGTATTTATCTAccatgactttattcgtcagataagtggcttattcaggactttacttggacattgtgaaacagacCCTAAGAGTATTTTAAACTTAGAATGTTCAAAAAATATCGAGGAAACTTTTGATTCTGGCGCTGTCGGGAACTCAGTGGATAACAAAAAGGTCTTAAATTTTAATGTGCCAAAACGTCGATCGATGGTCCAGGCAAGTCCCTCCCCAGCTCTCTTTGGCGATTTACGAAGCTTTCGTGTGGACTTGATATTCCTTATACGTTGTCTGGAAACAAAGTATAGTCCCTTACAATAACGCGTCCCAAGCCTCCCTAGAACGTGAACGTCGATCGGCGGGCAGGGAATGGGTCGAGTTTTTTCTTTGAGTGAGAGCAAGTTCTGTGGACATGGTAGCACAAAGATGTCCCTTGTATGGCTGTCTGTAAACAGAGTAGTCCCTTACGATAACGCGTCCCAGGTCGGCCACCCTGGAGCCTGCGACGTCAATCGGCGGGCCAGGCAGCTTCTTTTTCGGCCCAGGTTTTTCCTTAAGTGTGAGCAAGTTTCTGCGGACGTGGTAGCCTCTGTACGTTGCCTACAAACAGAGGAGTTGTTTGTACGTGAGGTGGTTAATGTAAAAATTTAACTGCTTACCCCCTTAGGGTGAGTTGTTCATCAGTTAACCACCCTTTTTTGTAAGGTACGGTAAGGGTCCATAATATCTTTAAGATTGTGGCGATCTTAAAGATCGGATATTTAAGTACAAAACCTGTATCTTCTCCGTGGCTCTGTTGAGCTCGCTGAAGGTTGGGTTGGTCCTTTTGTAGATCTCGAGGGTATGTGCCGCGGCTACCTCCCACGGCTCTTCGGGCTTTTTCGATAAAGTCTGATAACAAAGaactaaatttttaataatacctTCAAATTAAGTTAAAAGACACGACCAATCAGAATATAGTCGGTGCCCCAAAACGTCTGTCACTGTTAAGACGTtctctattttttttgtatgggaaattgcATACCTAGTAATTTTTCTGAGGGGCGTTGTGCCGTCCGTCACATTGTGTGGTTGGTCAAATGAGGCTGACTGCTTCTAATCTTACAGTTTTCTGTCAATTTCATTCTTTTATCAGATGTACAAACGAACCTTTGCTAACAATTCCTTCCTATACCAATAGTCGCGGTAAGCGTTTCTTG is part of the Cydia strobilella chromosome 17, ilCydStro3.1, whole genome shotgun sequence genome and harbors:
- the LOC134749090 gene encoding uncharacterized protein LOC134749090 yields the protein MNELLQKLGCANVFTIPEGLKELMADITREVLRAQPDKIFDFIANYLSVLIITREHGIMAVKILDDLCDCRPSVTEHLEALGFPLVQASIIAAIIHEEIEKTEPDESNEHVKETQILKKILQRNPIDEAMTAKVCQIARNAYRDYWYRKELLAKTLSKKPEEPWEVAAAHTLEIYKRTNPTFSELNRATEKIQATYRGYHVRRNLLTLKEKPGPKKKLPGPPIDVAGSRVADLGRVISLKVGQDDVSKMFEVDVRNQLGLPFDTTRMLTHIPSEDLNANECSCDPIHFPGALCKDHA